In one window of Candidatus Manganitrophaceae bacterium DNA:
- a CDS encoding ferredoxin oxidoreductase — MALETVRVSPGFQKFLPKEYQDLVENGPFTKERKVSELGSFKEILEEHPMCAGCAMTLFIRVALLALPSVENSVIIGTAGCGRLALSQAAIPFVYGNYGDTNAVASGLKRGLSVRFKDKPKDVIVMAGDGGLADIGFSAVMHSWFRKEKFTTVMLDNEVYGNTGGQESGMTQKGMVLKMAPNGKKFEKMDMIGLAKTSGVAYIARIAPTNPTRVATTIRKAVLIAREVGPTYIQAYTSCNIEYAIPTPKVMDDARMVEKDRYGFMEYFTDEAKAYWEKTEADRRKLKGPAEKAESQETK; from the coding sequence ATGGCTTTAGAAACAGTTCGCGTCTCTCCAGGGTTCCAGAAGTTTTTACCGAAGGAATATCAGGATCTCGTCGAAAACGGTCCGTTCACGAAAGAGCGAAAAGTCTCGGAGCTCGGCTCTTTTAAGGAAATTCTCGAAGAGCATCCGATGTGTGCCGGCTGTGCAATGACCCTTTTTATCCGGGTCGCCCTCCTCGCGCTGCCGAGTGTCGAGAATTCGGTCATCATCGGAACGGCCGGCTGTGGGCGGTTGGCCTTGAGCCAGGCGGCGATCCCCTTCGTCTATGGAAACTACGGCGACACCAATGCGGTGGCCAGCGGGTTGAAGCGCGGTCTCTCGGTCCGGTTCAAAGACAAGCCGAAGGATGTCATCGTGATGGCGGGAGACGGCGGTTTGGCCGACATCGGTTTCTCGGCGGTGATGCACTCCTGGTTCCGGAAAGAGAAGTTCACCACTGTCATGCTCGACAATGAAGTCTACGGCAATACCGGCGGACAAGAGAGCGGAATGACCCAAAAGGGGATGGTCTTGAAGATGGCCCCAAACGGAAAGAAGTTCGAGAAGATGGATATGATCGGTCTTGCGAAGACTTCCGGGGTCGCCTACATCGCTCGGATCGCCCCGACCAATCCGACCCGCGTCGCCACGACGATTCGGAAAGCGGTCTTGATTGCTCGCGAAGTCGGCCCGACCTACATCCAGGCGTATACTTCCTGCAACATCGAGTATGCGATTCCGACACCGAAGGTGATGGATGATGCCCGGATGGTCGAGAAAGATCGGTACGGATTCATGGAATACTTCACCGACGAGGCAAAAGCCTACTGGGAGAAGACGGAAGCCGATCGTCGCAAGCTGAAGGGTCCTGCTGAGAAGGCGGAATCCCAAGAGACCAAGTAA
- a CDS encoding 2-oxoacid:acceptor oxidoreductase family protein produces MAAIDTGVKRFNIRMAGIGGQGVVTASHILSNGVIIGKGESTLVPFFGSEKRMAPVESYVRIASGKIYEIGEIIYPNIIMIFHPQVITHGKSYTMPFYWGLKKDGVVLINSDTPVPMIPDQVRELEENNAKICYIPATKIANEVGGTDLATNMAMCGAIAGIIQMPDLKSLEQSVKERFLGKGFVVSGGTASLDNVIEKKFAKKAELVAKNFAVVQAAHEYAIEQGWNQWQKDRVTASDKLIKASV; encoded by the coding sequence ATGGCCGCAATTGATACGGGAGTAAAGCGATTTAACATCCGCATGGCGGGTATCGGAGGTCAGGGGGTGGTAACCGCCTCCCATATCTTAAGCAACGGGGTGATCATCGGAAAAGGGGAGAGCACGCTGGTCCCCTTCTTCGGATCTGAGAAACGGATGGCGCCGGTCGAAAGCTACGTCCGAATCGCGTCGGGGAAGATTTATGAAATCGGAGAGATCATTTATCCGAACATCATCATGATTTTCCATCCGCAGGTGATCACCCACGGTAAGTCGTACACCATGCCGTTCTATTGGGGGTTAAAGAAAGATGGGGTGGTCTTGATCAACAGCGATACCCCCGTCCCGATGATTCCGGATCAGGTCCGCGAGCTGGAAGAAAATAACGCGAAGATCTGCTACATCCCCGCGACGAAGATCGCCAACGAAGTCGGTGGGACCGATCTGGCGACGAACATGGCGATGTGCGGCGCGATCGCAGGGATTATCCAGATGCCCGATCTCAAATCGTTGGAGCAGTCGGTGAAAGAGCGTTTTCTCGGAAAAGGATTTGTCGTCTCCGGCGGAACTGCCTCTCTGGACAACGTCATCGAGAAGAAGTTCGCAAAAAAAGCCGAATTGGTGGCGAAGAATTTCGCGGTGGTCCAGGCGGCCCATGAGTATGCGATCGAGCAGGGATGGAATCAGTGGCAGAAAGACCGGGTCACCGCCTCGGACAAGCTGATAAAAGCAAGTGTGTAA
- a CDS encoding pyruvate ferredoxin oxidoreductase, translating into MYSVADVDIDICGATKCRLCTQFCPEANTILYDSVRNSAYIAVDRCKGCEICVGICDDLAKHHAIKMVTITELKNGFEISKVGFKETIVVGK; encoded by the coding sequence ATGTATTCAGTCGCGGATGTCGATATTGATATTTGTGGAGCAACGAAGTGTCGCCTATGCACACAGTTCTGTCCCGAGGCGAACACCATTCTTTATGACTCGGTGAGAAACAGCGCTTATATTGCTGTCGATCGGTGCAAAGGCTGCGAGATCTGTGTCGGAATCTGCGACGATTTGGCCAAGCATCACGCCATCAAGATGGTCACCATTACGGAGCTGAAGAATGGGTTTGAGATCTCGAAGGTCGGCTTTAAGGAGACGATCGTCGTCGGGAAATAA
- a CDS encoding mismatch-specific DNA-glycosylase, protein MIPTPSIAKSATSRSGRANRSETLPIMPSLPDILEADLELVFVGINPGTYSAEVGHYYARTTNLFWPMLYESGLIPKALQPEDDWKLVRLGIGLTDVVKRSSDRASDLAWEEFDTGATVVRNKIAMWRPKVVCFNGLTAFRALFGRKDGPGAKPDRIGESRVFVVPSTSRRNAAYSREVVLFWFKELRTFVKTG, encoded by the coding sequence ATGATCCCGACGCCTTCCATTGCGAAGTCTGCCACGAGCCGCTCCGGCCGGGCCAATCGGAGTGAGACCCTCCCCATCATGCCGTCGCTCCCCGACATTCTAGAAGCGGATCTTGAGCTCGTCTTCGTCGGGATCAACCCCGGCACCTATTCGGCGGAAGTCGGACATTACTACGCCCGCACCACCAATCTTTTCTGGCCGATGCTTTATGAGAGCGGCCTCATTCCCAAAGCACTCCAGCCGGAAGACGACTGGAAGCTCGTGCGACTCGGCATCGGGTTGACCGATGTCGTCAAACGCTCGAGCGACCGCGCGTCCGATCTGGCGTGGGAGGAGTTTGACACGGGGGCAACCGTCGTTCGGAATAAAATCGCGATGTGGCGTCCCAAGGTGGTCTGCTTTAACGGACTGACCGCCTTTCGCGCGCTTTTCGGGCGGAAAGACGGACCGGGGGCGAAACCGGATCGAATCGGAGAGAGCCGGGTTTTCGTCGTTCCCTCCACGAGCCGAAGGAACGCGGCGTACTCCAGAGAAGTGGTTCTCTTCTGGTTCAAAGAGCTAAGGACTTTTGTTAAAACCGGCTGA
- the modA gene encoding molybdate ABC transporter substrate-binding protein: MNRILPLLFLVLLSLFATAPLTPAESQPTLTLAAASDLQFALGEIASAFEKATGSVVKISFGASGSFVAQIMAGAPFDLFFSADESYPKRLIEAGLALPESFDRYATGRLILWVPNDSPIDLAQEGMQALLHPTVRKIAIANPTHAPYGKAAVAALQSAGLYDRVQSRLVLGENISQAAQFVQSGNAEIALLSLSHASAAPMKAQGRLWPVPVDSYPPLHQAVVVLRRSKEKERAQSLIDFVRGRAGRAILERYGFTLPAEAK, translated from the coding sequence GTGAACCGGATCCTTCCACTTTTGTTTTTGGTTCTCCTCTCACTCTTTGCCACCGCACCGTTGACCCCTGCGGAATCCCAGCCGACCCTCACCCTCGCCGCCGCCTCCGACCTTCAGTTCGCCCTCGGCGAGATCGCTTCCGCCTTCGAGAAAGCGACCGGCAGTGTCGTGAAGATCTCCTTCGGCGCCTCCGGGAGCTTCGTCGCCCAGATCATGGCGGGTGCGCCGTTCGATCTCTTTTTCTCGGCCGATGAGAGTTATCCGAAGCGGCTGATCGAGGCGGGGCTTGCGCTCCCTGAATCTTTCGATCGATATGCCACCGGCCGGCTGATTCTCTGGGTTCCGAACGATTCCCCGATCGATCTTGCGCAGGAGGGGATGCAGGCGCTCCTCCATCCGACGGTTCGAAAAATTGCCATCGCCAATCCGACGCACGCTCCCTACGGCAAGGCGGCGGTCGCCGCGCTGCAATCGGCGGGGCTTTACGATCGGGTTCAATCTCGCTTGGTCCTCGGTGAAAACATCTCCCAAGCGGCCCAATTTGTTCAGTCCGGAAATGCGGAGATTGCCCTCCTCTCCCTCTCCCACGCAAGCGCCGCACCGATGAAAGCGCAGGGACGGCTCTGGCCCGTCCCGGTCGATTCTTACCCGCCGCTTCATCAGGCGGTGGTCGTCTTGCGTCGAAGCAAAGAAAAGGAACGGGCGCAGTCGCTGATCGATTTCGTAAGGGGGAGAGCGGGAAGAGCGATCTTAGAGCGTTATGGGTTTACCCTTCCTGCGGAGGCGAAATGA